One genomic segment of Sanyastnella coralliicola includes these proteins:
- a CDS encoding OmpH family outer membrane protein yields MKDLKNISIIALSLALIVALGLIWKKSEDRTVYVRTAELIDAYQGMIDARNKYASLESELQRSLDSLRLDLKSTYMAFEQTAAGLSELDRNKSIAILENKKMQCDQFEESMYNHLTERDAELTGAVIDQVNFHIKQYGEEHGYDMIIGTTVDGNVLFGTEDLDITDEVLISLNESYEGL; encoded by the coding sequence ATGAAAGACCTAAAGAATATATCCATTATCGCATTGAGCTTGGCGCTGATTGTAGCACTTGGCCTGATCTGGAAGAAAAGTGAAGATCGCACGGTTTATGTCCGAACTGCGGAGTTGATCGATGCTTATCAAGGCATGATCGACGCGCGTAATAAATATGCTTCGCTTGAAAGTGAGTTGCAACGATCATTAGACTCTTTGAGACTCGATTTGAAGTCGACCTACATGGCATTTGAACAAACGGCTGCGGGTCTTTCGGAGTTAGATCGAAATAAGTCGATTGCCATCCTTGAGAATAAAAAAATGCAATGCGATCAATTCGAAGAAAGCATGTACAACCATCTTACTGAACGCGACGCTGAATTGACAGGCGCTGTTATAGATCAAGTGAATTTTCACATCAAACAGTATGGGGAAGAACACGGCTATGACATGATCATCGGAACCACAGTGGATGGTAACGTCCTTTTTGGAACTGAGGATTTAGACATCACTGACGAAGTATTGATCTCTTTAAATGAATCGTATGAAGGCCTTTAA